A genomic stretch from Bifidobacterium sp. ESL0769 includes:
- a CDS encoding AbiH family protein, with amino-acid sequence MTRQMIVLGNGFDTCLGLKSSYPDFFRDRFLEIFGFPLEIEDPRVDIEDLGGNEAFDLFKKYGENNNKYKITIWDFIFLFEYAQAITRGSGLKDMYNWSDIESIIKKWVSNEDAGRDYLVKFRAPGIYIIDSSDSFLNTGLAANSISMDHVAEYLNQQYYSSDGTEYALDSGFDDVIPDKTFDDVLFDDLKVFEQVFADYLNRIQSEPLESGESYQIAAQKTYNEIVRYGLDDKQKTGTINTLLSFNYTTPIRVNYQNVINEDKSLTGKSLTDVTLRVLNVHGKIGRKDEPNSNIFGIDPIIRNKKKRHLLEDPQIFKFTKPARALTNLRINLDENIFDIDAVHSNHQDIYIKFFGHSLGDADYSYFQALFDHFDIYNRDEVKLCFLYRKHNDGKDRYGYPLKDYDPSGLIEKVEKLINAYGETLDNKDHGMNLFQKLVLERRICVQAIDE; translated from the coding sequence ATGACGCGACAGATGATAGTGCTTGGTAATGGATTTGATACATGTCTCGGATTAAAATCATCATATCCAGATTTTTTTAGAGATCGTTTCTTAGAGATTTTTGGTTTCCCGCTTGAAATTGAAGACCCTCGTGTGGATATAGAAGATTTAGGCGGAAACGAAGCTTTTGATCTCTTTAAAAAATATGGTGAAAACAATAATAAATATAAAATCACAATCTGGGATTTTATATTTTTGTTTGAATATGCCCAAGCGATTACGCGGGGTTCAGGATTAAAGGATATGTATAATTGGTCTGATATTGAGTCGATTATTAAAAAATGGGTCTCGAATGAAGATGCCGGTAGAGATTATCTCGTCAAATTTCGTGCTCCCGGTATTTACATAATTGATAGTTCAGACTCTTTCCTTAATACTGGTCTTGCAGCTAACTCGATTAGTATGGACCATGTAGCTGAATATTTAAATCAGCAGTATTATTCTTCGGACGGAACTGAATATGCGTTAGATTCTGGTTTTGATGATGTAATTCCTGATAAGACTTTTGATGATGTACTGTTTGACGATTTAAAAGTATTTGAACAGGTTTTTGCAGATTATCTTAATCGGATTCAGAGTGAGCCATTGGAATCAGGTGAAAGTTATCAAATAGCGGCTCAAAAAACATATAATGAAATCGTTCGTTACGGTCTTGATGATAAGCAGAAAACTGGTACGATAAACACCTTACTTTCGTTCAATTACACTACACCCATTCGTGTTAATTATCAGAATGTTATAAATGAAGATAAATCTTTAACAGGTAAATCTTTAACAGATGTAACTTTAAGGGTACTTAATGTGCACGGAAAAATCGGGAGGAAAGATGAGCCAAATAGCAATATTTTTGGTATCGACCCGATAATTCGGAATAAAAAGAAACGTCACTTGTTAGAAGATCCACAGATTTTCAAATTCACTAAGCCTGCCAGGGCGTTAACAAATTTGAGGATTAACTTAGACGAGAATATCTTCGATATCGATGCGGTCCATTCGAATCACCAAGATATCTATATAAAATTTTTTGGTCATTCGCTAGGTGACGCTGACTATTCTTATTTTCAAGCGTTATTCGATCACTTCGATATTTATAACCGAGATGAGGTCAAACTCTGTTTCCTATATAGAAAGCATAATGATGGAAAGGATAGATACGGATATCCCCTGAAAGATTATGATCCATCTGGCTTAATAGAGAAAGTAGAGAAACTGATCAATGCTTACGGTGAGACACTGGATAACAAAGACCATGGCATGAACCTTTTCCAGAAACTAGTGCTTGAAAGGCGCATATGTGTGCAGGCAATAGACGAATGA
- a CDS encoding type II CAAX endopeptidase family protein translates to MLTPDHEDVKTGKKQAAIRTLAHFLAFILIFLVLYVPAFMLVKHVLHIQRHDSGENHAILSISVSAPLEVVAVVIAYLIVVMLLEKRRNPYELRLSRLPGLLVGMFAGFSAIALCIGILFLSGSYRVIDFNPYYSPWMDIFVMGVCGGIGEEIACRGIIFRLLEEWIGTWGGVLVSALLFGLMHLNNPEATLWGALALAIESGALFAAIYAWTRSLWWVIGFHAMWNVAEGPIFGSVVSGLGKQSSWLTAKWQGPAILTGGTFGFEASIVPVLVCGAIAVFILVSLQKQGKIVKPLWNRNAKSL, encoded by the coding sequence ATGCTGACGCCAGACCACGAGGATGTGAAAACCGGAAAGAAGCAGGCCGCCATCCGGACGCTGGCGCATTTTCTCGCCTTCATCCTGATATTCCTCGTGCTCTATGTTCCCGCCTTCATGTTGGTCAAGCACGTTCTACACATCCAACGCCACGACAGCGGCGAGAACCATGCAATCCTGTCCATATCGGTATCGGCTCCGCTGGAAGTCGTGGCGGTCGTCATCGCCTACCTCATAGTGGTGATGTTGCTCGAAAAACGCAGGAACCCTTACGAACTACGACTCTCCCGGCTCCCAGGCCTACTGGTTGGAATGTTCGCGGGCTTCAGTGCCATCGCCCTGTGCATCGGTATCCTCTTCCTTTCCGGCAGCTATCGCGTCATCGACTTCAACCCGTACTACTCGCCGTGGATGGATATCTTCGTCATGGGTGTCTGCGGCGGCATCGGCGAGGAAATCGCGTGCCGCGGCATCATCTTCAGACTGCTCGAGGAATGGATCGGGACCTGGGGCGGCGTTCTGGTTTCCGCCCTACTGTTCGGGCTCATGCACCTGAACAACCCCGAAGCGACACTATGGGGAGCACTCGCCCTCGCGATAGAGTCCGGCGCACTGTTCGCGGCCATATACGCATGGACCAGATCACTGTGGTGGGTCATCGGCTTCCACGCCATGTGGAACGTCGCCGAGGGCCCGATATTCGGCTCCGTTGTCTCCGGCCTCGGCAAGCAATCATCATGGCTCACCGCCAAATGGCAAGGCCCCGCAATCCTAACCGGTGGCACCTTCGGTTTCGAGGCCAGCATCGTTCCGGTGTTGGTGTGCGGAGCGATTGCAGTGTTTATATTGGTATCACTGCAGAAACAAGGGAAAATCGTGAAGCCATTATGGAATCGCAACGCAAAAAGTCTATAA
- a CDS encoding YbhB/YbcL family Raf kinase inhibitor-like protein codes for MERIEVACGGIDENGKFKAEFTGRGSDISPEFTFSGIPDKAKSLAIVLRDMSHPLFGEMTHWIIWDLPVMDTLPAGIARGARPGIGDAVQGMAYGCHRYRGPKPPKGTSHRYEFTVYALDRQLGLGPMISYRKLKAELDGKVVGMGKVEGTFE; via the coding sequence ATGGAGCGGATTGAAGTTGCTTGCGGCGGGATCGATGAGAATGGCAAGTTTAAGGCGGAGTTCACGGGGAGAGGCAGCGATATTTCTCCGGAATTTACGTTTTCGGGTATCCCGGATAAAGCCAAGTCGCTGGCCATTGTGCTGCGCGACATGAGTCATCCGTTGTTTGGCGAAATGACACATTGGATTATTTGGGATTTGCCGGTTATGGACACTTTGCCGGCAGGTATCGCCAGGGGAGCGCGGCCCGGAATCGGCGATGCGGTTCAGGGAATGGCGTACGGCTGCCATCGTTACCGCGGGCCGAAGCCGCCGAAAGGAACCAGCCACCGCTACGAGTTCACCGTCTATGCGCTTGATAGGCAGCTTGGGCTTGGGCCCATGATCTCTTACCGTAAACTCAAAGCCGAGTTGGACGGCAAAGTGGTCGGTATGGGTAAGGTTGAAGGAACGTTCGAATAA
- a CDS encoding GNAT family N-acetyltransferase, translated as MSEINIRQADRNDASALQELNNVCLGYDYPLDRTRERLAELLANPGCRIFVAVQDGNVVGYVQANTYKATYGDPAVNVMGLAVSQAARGKGAGRKLMEAVETWAQSINAEEVRLNSAEFRKDAHKFYQAIGYTLDKMQARFGKRLR; from the coding sequence ATGAGCGAAATCAACATACGACAAGCCGACAGGAACGATGCCTCAGCGCTGCAGGAACTCAACAACGTTTGTCTAGGATACGACTATCCCCTCGATCGCACGCGCGAGCGGCTCGCGGAACTGCTGGCTAACCCGGGTTGTCGCATTTTCGTGGCCGTTCAAGACGGAAACGTCGTTGGCTACGTTCAGGCCAACACCTACAAAGCGACCTATGGCGACCCGGCGGTAAACGTCATGGGGCTTGCGGTTTCACAAGCGGCGCGCGGCAAAGGCGCGGGACGCAAGCTGATGGAAGCCGTCGAGACTTGGGCACAAAGCATCAATGCCGAGGAAGTGCGGCTCAATTCCGCCGAATTCCGCAAGGACGCCCACAAGTTCTATCAGGCCATCGGCTACACGCTAGACAAGATGCAGGCCCGATTCGGCAAGCGATTGCGGTAG
- a CDS encoding aldo/keto reductase produces MMTILEENYTLNNGVKIPKLGFGTWLIDDDKVGVAVQTALACGYRYVDTAQAYENEHGVGEGVRASGFKREDVFVSTKVRAEHKDYQSAKDSIEASLKTLDIDYIDLLLIHAPEPWVHFHEGDHCFEGNLEAWRAMEEAVKVGNVRGIGVSNFEDVDLDNILQHCEIKPAVNQLLTHVGNTRFDLLDTAKKNNILVEAYSPIAHGEMAGNPTLTEMAERYGVSVPQLMIRYCLELGTLPLPKASSEAHIKANAEVDFSISAEDMQTLRDMPRVKDYGEASDFPVFSGR; encoded by the coding sequence ATGATGACAATACTTGAAGAAAACTACACATTGAACAACGGGGTGAAGATTCCCAAGCTGGGTTTCGGAACTTGGCTGATTGACGACGACAAAGTCGGAGTAGCAGTGCAAACGGCGCTCGCATGCGGGTATCGCTACGTTGACACGGCTCAGGCTTACGAGAACGAGCATGGCGTGGGCGAAGGTGTGCGCGCTTCGGGTTTCAAGCGCGAGGATGTATTCGTCAGCACGAAAGTGAGGGCCGAGCACAAGGACTATCAATCTGCCAAGGATTCCATCGAAGCCTCGCTTAAAACCCTCGACATTGACTACATCGATTTGTTGCTCATCCATGCGCCCGAACCGTGGGTTCATTTCCACGAAGGCGACCATTGCTTCGAAGGCAACCTCGAGGCGTGGCGGGCGATGGAGGAGGCCGTGAAGGTCGGTAACGTGCGTGGCATTGGAGTCTCGAACTTCGAGGACGTCGATCTTGACAACATTCTGCAACACTGCGAAATCAAGCCGGCGGTCAACCAGCTGCTCACGCATGTGGGCAACACGCGTTTCGATTTGCTTGATACTGCCAAGAAGAACAATATTCTGGTCGAGGCCTATTCGCCGATCGCTCACGGTGAGATGGCGGGCAACCCGACGCTCACCGAGATGGCGGAACGTTACGGCGTCTCAGTTCCGCAGCTGATGATTCGTTACTGCCTCGAGCTTGGCACATTGCCGCTTCCCAAGGCATCTTCCGAAGCGCATATCAAAGCCAACGCCGAGGTTGATTTCAGCATCAGCGCCGAAGATATGCAGACTCTGCGCGATATGCCAAGGGTCAAGGATTATGGCGAGGCCAGCGATTTCCCTGTATTCAGCGGCCGCTGA
- a CDS encoding cupin domain-containing protein: MATTFTNPSPFPMGHPNDVYAQYFDGQSYNAPLGGTDQAKVANVTFEAGCRNHWHIHHKATQILIAVGGRGYCQFEGEPVRELRPGDVVVVPPETKHWHGASPNEPFSHIAVMTSEEGASNEWLEPVDPEEYSKLN, translated from the coding sequence ATGGCAACAACATTCACGAACCCGAGCCCGTTCCCGATGGGCCACCCCAACGATGTCTATGCCCAGTATTTTGACGGTCAGAGCTACAATGCTCCGCTGGGTGGCACGGATCAGGCCAAGGTCGCCAACGTGACCTTCGAGGCCGGCTGCAGGAACCATTGGCATATCCACCACAAGGCGACGCAGATTCTCATCGCTGTGGGCGGTCGCGGTTACTGCCAGTTCGAGGGCGAACCAGTACGCGAGCTGCGTCCCGGTGACGTGGTGGTCGTACCGCCGGAAACCAAGCACTGGCATGGCGCCAGCCCAAACGAGCCGTTCTCTCACATAGCCGTGATGACGTCTGAAGAGGGCGCTTCGAACGAGTGGCTCGAACCGGTCGATCCGGAAGAATACTCCAAACTGAACTGA
- a CDS encoding TetR/AcrR family transcriptional regulator → MARPRSFDEHKVLEQCRKVFCTHGYDATSIDDLVGATGLKRGSLYQAFGSKRGVFLKVLQSALNAASGNKSANTSESSEGESDNVSAEATSPSTQPEVSGKTIRPEPQFPANSLFSDDVLTLVIIACLELAPHDAKVRDIIVKWRSLIPREQAVLLSQALGDNLLNRAGIAVKPTHD, encoded by the coding sequence ATGGCAAGACCAAGAAGTTTTGATGAGCACAAAGTACTCGAACAGTGTCGCAAGGTTTTCTGCACACACGGATACGATGCCACCTCAATCGATGACCTCGTTGGCGCAACCGGGCTCAAACGCGGGAGCCTTTACCAAGCTTTCGGCAGCAAGCGCGGGGTGTTCCTGAAAGTGCTGCAAAGTGCGTTGAATGCCGCGTCTGGGAACAAATCGGCAAATACATCCGAATCCAGCGAAGGCGAAAGCGACAACGTTTCCGCTGAAGCCACTTCCCCATCGACTCAACCTGAGGTTAGTGGAAAGACGATTCGGCCTGAACCCCAATTTCCCGCAAACAGCCTTTTCTCAGATGACGTTCTGACGCTTGTCATCATCGCCTGTCTGGAACTTGCGCCCCATGACGCAAAGGTTCGCGACATCATCGTCAAATGGCGCTCTCTGATTCCACGGGAACAAGCGGTTCTACTGTCACAAGCTCTCGGAGACAATCTGCTGAATCGTGCTGGGATTGCCGTCAAACCGACGCACGACTGA
- a CDS encoding carboxypeptidase regulatory-like domain-containing protein, translating to MKGILHSSSRLKKAVALSVASALALTMGMTGATSANASGLTPVNKAEYSSKKYVPAVESSIGVGSVPTNSDDGVALPGMNGYDSALLRLSVFAPAQDTTITVAGSAALIASAGQDASTTVLAPISGGKAAISASANANIRVEVLASFKNSDNTPGLTRALSTLKTRATAALGAEQTVAVTGLGGVPSVDVRAVYVTADITLQQAGTVTIAGQQFALPQGRTAVSTLVVPDVEKGEIHISSTTPGTIGLSLRGWVSGSAANREHANVEGSYVPVSGANWSKSTASPDAQGKVNVPGNKDRALSLALVSAGKQTANTARTFVDVGENLNGRAHGVVVDGQKGAVPQVEVVESSATQAPVSVRGDAVNVNVLPLGDVLGAPSTARSSVDLAITSPGEGANVDLAKTGMVTLKGTVKSGSAIDRVEVYGNSVKIGTADVQYTATGAKWTMRVASPRSQQVTYKAVGISRDQGQAESKVGVRVTLPDAQKTLVTPDTVVINPDDGVNTILKVNSDNIVFANKPSFDVGKVIVSGVGTNVPEGFIRRVLTVERSDHGWIVFTTSAAMTDVFEQVHIDHNQTAMGSDASATETPNSNSDIVVKPGDKQRVNMVSAGQLSRSGSSQKPAPRFDADASAGVEASFNMSFPGPNVSNNDDPDAKKPTDYAKQHHGDSKAKKAAQASSGIALSAKEAVTLGVHFTLDVDVAFDWAPKVELKKFRTSITGDQKTNASLSAFGKASASYSNDDVAHLHLSTISFSVGPVPVVIVPEASLGFAAKVNGSAKVEYSYAQERSFEKGAEFSDGNWKMIDENHDSASKNTPCGPNGYETSLSGSVDAEAGPTVHAALKIYDVVGPEINAGIKATANANYDGNASSAGHVAVKWKFIVKVIGNGEVKAKFTVPVIDKTLFDKTLASGDVETTVIDSELDVDHTCPADSGTGGTSDTSNETYDLTGKVSDATNGNAIPDATIVVTGNGISKTTTSNDRGEFAMGLPAGEYDVKVTHPGYIDWTTHINMTSNLDLNVVSSLSTPTSSIGEYRAVLTWGEKPADEDSHLIGNTPNAHYHVYYRNKNAYDNSSRRVAWLDRDDVTSYGPETVTFDVDANGTYSYYVHNYSRTNHYTGDKLSTSGAQVDLYRGNEQVGHYVIPTDWGNEDDWYVFSIQNGQVTGYIPQAMSQGLTPPSSGSDKK from the coding sequence ATGAAAGGCATTCTGCATTCATCTTCCAGACTTAAGAAAGCAGTCGCACTGAGTGTCGCTTCCGCCCTTGCATTGACAATGGGCATGACGGGAGCTACCAGTGCCAACGCGTCAGGACTTACTCCTGTCAACAAAGCCGAATACTCGTCGAAAAAGTACGTCCCTGCCGTAGAGTCTTCAATCGGCGTGGGTTCTGTTCCGACGAACAGCGATGATGGCGTCGCGTTGCCGGGCATGAACGGATATGATTCGGCGCTTCTGCGTCTGAGCGTGTTCGCTCCGGCTCAGGATACGACGATAACCGTTGCAGGCAGTGCGGCGCTCATCGCGTCCGCCGGCCAGGATGCGTCGACCACGGTTCTTGCCCCGATTTCCGGCGGCAAGGCTGCCATTTCGGCCTCGGCCAATGCCAACATTCGCGTCGAGGTTCTCGCTTCGTTCAAGAATTCCGACAATACCCCTGGTCTCACCAGGGCGCTTTCGACGCTCAAGACTCGTGCCACCGCCGCATTGGGCGCCGAGCAGACGGTCGCGGTCACTGGCTTGGGTGGCGTGCCCAGTGTTGACGTGCGTGCCGTCTATGTCACCGCGGATATCACCTTGCAGCAGGCCGGAACCGTCACGATTGCCGGCCAGCAGTTCGCGTTGCCGCAAGGCCGTACGGCGGTCTCCACGCTTGTCGTGCCGGATGTCGAAAAGGGCGAGATCCATATCTCGTCGACGACCCCGGGCACTATCGGGCTTTCGCTGCGTGGCTGGGTCTCCGGCTCCGCCGCCAATAGAGAGCATGCCAACGTCGAGGGCAGTTATGTGCCGGTTTCCGGTGCAAATTGGTCCAAGAGCACGGCTTCGCCGGATGCCCAGGGCAAAGTCAACGTTCCTGGCAACAAGGACCGTGCGCTGTCGCTGGCTTTGGTCAGCGCCGGTAAGCAGACGGCGAATACCGCCCGTACCTTCGTCGACGTGGGCGAAAACCTCAACGGCCGTGCCCATGGTGTTGTTGTCGATGGACAAAAAGGTGCGGTGCCTCAGGTCGAAGTGGTCGAATCCTCGGCCACCCAAGCTCCGGTGAGTGTGCGCGGCGATGCGGTGAATGTCAACGTCCTGCCTTTGGGCGACGTTCTCGGTGCGCCCAGCACGGCCAGGAGCTCGGTCGATCTGGCCATCACGTCTCCCGGCGAGGGAGCCAATGTGGATTTGGCGAAGACCGGCATGGTCACTCTGAAGGGTACGGTCAAGTCCGGTTCGGCCATCGATCGCGTCGAAGTGTATGGCAACTCGGTCAAGATCGGCACTGCCGATGTGCAGTACACGGCCACCGGTGCGAAGTGGACGATGCGTGTCGCCTCGCCTCGCAGCCAGCAGGTGACGTACAAGGCCGTCGGCATCTCACGTGATCAGGGACAGGCCGAATCCAAGGTCGGTGTCCGTGTCACTCTGCCGGATGCCCAAAAGACGTTGGTCACTCCCGATACGGTGGTGATCAATCCCGATGATGGCGTCAACACGATTCTGAAGGTCAACAGCGACAACATTGTCTTTGCCAACAAGCCGAGTTTCGATGTCGGTAAGGTCATCGTTTCCGGTGTCGGCACCAATGTTCCCGAAGGCTTCATCAGGCGTGTCCTGACCGTCGAGCGCAGCGATCACGGGTGGATCGTCTTCACCACGTCGGCCGCGATGACTGATGTCTTCGAGCAGGTACATATCGATCATAATCAGACCGCTATGGGCTCCGACGCCAGCGCGACGGAAACACCGAACTCCAATTCTGACATCGTGGTCAAGCCAGGTGACAAGCAACGGGTCAACATGGTGTCTGCCGGCCAGCTGAGTAGATCCGGTTCATCACAAAAACCTGCTCCACGGTTTGATGCCGATGCGAGCGCCGGAGTGGAAGCGTCGTTCAATATGAGCTTCCCGGGTCCGAACGTGAGCAACAACGACGATCCGGATGCCAAAAAGCCGACGGATTACGCCAAGCAGCATCACGGCGACAGCAAGGCGAAGAAAGCGGCCCAAGCCAGCAGTGGCATCGCCCTTTCGGCCAAGGAAGCCGTTACGCTCGGCGTGCATTTCACGCTCGATGTCGACGTGGCCTTTGATTGGGCGCCGAAGGTGGAACTCAAGAAGTTCAGAACCTCCATCACCGGTGATCAGAAAACCAATGCCTCCCTGTCGGCATTCGGCAAGGCTTCGGCAAGCTATAGCAATGACGATGTCGCGCACCTGCACCTTTCCACCATCAGCTTCTCGGTCGGCCCTGTGCCGGTCGTGATTGTGCCGGAAGCCTCGCTCGGTTTCGCGGCGAAGGTCAACGGTTCGGCGAAGGTCGAGTATTCGTACGCCCAGGAACGTTCGTTCGAAAAGGGTGCGGAATTCTCCGACGGCAACTGGAAGATGATCGACGAAAACCATGATTCGGCAAGCAAGAACACCCCTTGTGGTCCTAACGGATACGAGACCTCGTTGTCCGGTAGCGTCGACGCCGAAGCGGGCCCGACCGTGCACGCCGCGCTGAAGATCTATGACGTGGTCGGCCCTGAAATCAATGCGGGAATAAAGGCCACGGCCAATGCCAACTATGATGGCAACGCCAGTTCTGCCGGGCATGTCGCCGTCAAGTGGAAGTTCATCGTGAAGGTGATAGGCAACGGCGAGGTCAAGGCGAAGTTCACCGTTCCCGTCATCGACAAGACCCTCTTCGATAAGACCTTGGCTTCCGGTGACGTCGAAACGACGGTCATCGACAGCGAGCTCGACGTCGATCATACCTGCCCGGCTGATAGCGGGACCGGCGGCACCTCCGACACGAGCAACGAAACCTACGATCTCACCGGCAAAGTCAGTGATGCGACGAACGGTAACGCCATTCCCGATGCCACCATCGTCGTCACCGGCAACGGTATCTCGAAGACCACGACCTCCAACGATCGTGGTGAGTTCGCCATGGGCCTGCCTGCTGGCGAGTACGATGTGAAAGTCACCCATCCCGGTTACATCGATTGGACAACGCATATCAATATGACTTCGAATCTTGATTTGAATGTTGTCAGCTCGCTGTCCACACCGACGTCCTCGATAGGCGAGTATCGCGCGGTGCTCACGTGGGGCGAAAAGCCCGCGGATGAGGATTCCCACCTCATCGGCAACACGCCGAATGCTCACTATCACGTCTATTACCGCAACAAGAACGCCTATGACAACAGCAGTAGGCGTGTCGCGTGGCTGGATCGTGACGACGTAACAAGCTATGGTCCCGAAACGGTCACTTTCGACGTGGACGCCAACGGTACGTACAGCTATTATGTGCACAACTACAGCCGTACCAATCACTACACCGGCGATAAGTTAAGTACTTCCGGCGCTCAGGTGGATCTGTATCGTGGCAATGAGCAGGTCGGTCATTATGTCATTCCGACGGATTGGGGGAATGAAGATGACTGGTACGTGTTCTCCATTCAGAACGGGCAGGTAACCGGTTATATTCCGCAGGCCATGTCGCAGGGGCTTACGCCTCCGTCGTCCGGCTCGGACAAGAAGTAA
- a CDS encoding DUF4153 domain-containing protein encodes MDKDNSTQNQPESAKNAAPVNSANLANQTTNKPNSASKPATGPNSNPYLTGPNANPYITGPNANPYSANSAVQPSIAQAMNPTNTAAQGSGTTTATAKAPLAPLTKADKVSLLCALGLSLLWCVCVSPVLFSGYFALTGGAALSVCLLAFLGCAWWLRRKQGTQAAKKTNVLKGAKRLKLQMPKSSYALLFCTIALMLVPAFSQAAWIRLINACALAIALPLTFLLLSGADDNELFRFRGILHGLGTFFVEQFRHWSVLGRVASSWMHGRGRTVGSIAIGAMCAVAVLFVVIPALSSADENFEWLVNRLLANFLHIDLGPRAFDIVRFIMVIPITFSLLFALRHPRQKTANSENATQHSVSTSMLNTMLAMLDAVYLVFVAIQSSYLFGGIDTLKRFGGYAAYARAGFFQLVGVTAINLVIVMACTYFRKNQKRAISLLTLELVLVASTAVMLVSAAWRMNLYVHKYGLTRLRILTYWGMVAIAFLLVVTVVKLLRPRFEWFRIAFFGTLALWLVFAFIQPDAIIANVDVDGYLNGSIEEVDTGYLAKLPSSAIDPLNRLKQQAPNKTTKDAAQIALEQVYENANETVWSTWGI; translated from the coding sequence ATGGATAAGGACAACTCTACCCAAAATCAGCCTGAATCCGCCAAAAACGCCGCACCCGTCAATTCCGCGAATCTGGCAAACCAGACAACCAACAAGCCGAACAGCGCAAGCAAACCAGCCACCGGCCCCAACTCGAACCCATATCTGACCGGCCCAAACGCGAATCCTTACATTACCGGCCCTAATGCCAACCCTTATTCCGCCAACTCCGCAGTGCAACCGTCAATAGCTCAAGCGATGAATCCAACCAACACCGCAGCACAGGGATCCGGCACAACGACCGCAACCGCCAAGGCTCCGCTTGCGCCGCTTACCAAAGCCGACAAAGTCTCGCTGCTGTGCGCATTGGGGCTTTCACTGCTTTGGTGTGTATGCGTCTCACCCGTCCTGTTTTCGGGATATTTCGCGTTAACCGGCGGCGCGGCACTCAGCGTCTGCCTGCTCGCCTTCCTTGGCTGCGCCTGGTGGTTGAGGCGAAAGCAAGGAACGCAGGCGGCGAAAAAGACAAACGTCCTCAAAGGAGCGAAACGGCTGAAACTGCAGATGCCGAAATCCTCATATGCTCTGCTGTTCTGCACGATTGCGCTCATGCTTGTTCCCGCATTCTCCCAAGCCGCTTGGATCAGGCTCATCAATGCCTGCGCTCTCGCCATCGCGCTGCCGCTCACGTTTCTGTTGTTAAGCGGCGCGGACGACAACGAATTGTTCCGCTTTCGTGGAATCTTGCACGGCCTCGGCACCTTCTTCGTCGAGCAGTTCCGTCACTGGTCGGTTTTGGGTCGGGTCGCTTCATCGTGGATGCACGGACGCGGCCGGACGGTAGGCAGCATTGCAATCGGCGCGATGTGCGCGGTCGCGGTGCTGTTCGTGGTGATTCCCGCACTTTCCTCCGCTGACGAAAACTTCGAATGGCTCGTCAATCGTCTTTTGGCAAACTTTCTCCATATCGATCTCGGACCTCGAGCTTTCGACATCGTTCGTTTCATTATGGTTATCCCAATCACCTTCTCGCTGCTCTTCGCCTTGCGCCACCCACGCCAAAAGACCGCTAATAGCGAGAATGCAACCCAGCACTCCGTCTCCACCTCGATGCTCAACACGATGCTCGCCATGCTCGACGCGGTCTATCTGGTGTTCGTGGCCATTCAGTCCTCGTATCTTTTCGGTGGGATCGACACGCTCAAACGGTTCGGCGGCTACGCCGCCTATGCCCGTGCAGGATTCTTCCAACTTGTCGGAGTCACAGCCATCAATCTTGTCATCGTGATGGCCTGCACCTATTTCCGCAAAAACCAGAAACGCGCGATATCCCTGCTTACGCTGGAACTCGTGCTCGTCGCTTCGACGGCAGTGATGCTGGTTTCCGCAGCTTGGCGCATGAACCTTTACGTACACAAATACGGCCTCACGCGCCTGCGCATCCTTACCTACTGGGGCATGGTGGCAATCGCTTTTCTGCTTGTGGTAACCGTGGTGAAACTGCTGCGACCGCGTTTTGAATGGTTCCGTATCGCTTTTTTCGGCACTCTCGCGCTTTGGCTTGTTTTCGCCTTCATCCAGCCCGACGCCATCATCGCCAACGTCGATGTGGACGGCTATCTCAACGGCAGCATCGAAGAGGTTGACACAGGTTATCTGGCAAAACTCCCCTCGTCTGCCATCGACCCACTGAACCGTCTGAAGCAACAAGCCCCGAACAAAACGACAAAAGATGCCGCCCAAATCGCGCTTGAACAAGTCTATGAAAACGCGAACGAGACAGTGTGGTCAACGTGGGGAATCTAG
- a CDS encoding helix-turn-helix transcriptional regulator: MGHITVTLDDILADRRMTLTELSQRVGVTVANLSILKTGKARAVRFTTLAAICHELDCQPADLLHYEAEE; this comes from the coding sequence ATGGGACATATCACGGTAACCCTGGACGACATCCTCGCCGACCGACGTATGACGCTCACCGAACTCTCCCAGCGCGTAGGAGTGACGGTGGCAAATCTTTCCATTCTCAAAACCGGAAAGGCGCGTGCGGTGCGGTTTACGACTTTGGCCGCCATCTGCCACGAACTGGATTGCCAACCCGCTGACCTTTTGCATTATGAAGCGGAGGAATAG